One segment of Urocitellus parryii isolate mUroPar1 chromosome 5, mUroPar1.hap1, whole genome shotgun sequence DNA contains the following:
- the Iapp gene encoding islet amyloid polypeptide produces MCVLKLPVLLLVFFVALNHLKATPIESITNHQMDKRKCNTATCATQRLANFLVRSSHNLGAVLSTTNVGSNTYGKRNAAEVLNREPLNYLRL; encoded by the exons ATGTGTGTCCTAAAGCTACCAGTATTGCTCCTTGTGTTCTTTGTGGCATTAAACCATCTGAAAGCTACCCCCATTGAAAG CATTACCAATCACCAGATGGACAAACGGAAATGCAACACTGCCACATGTGCAACACAACGCCTGGCAAATTTTTTAGTTCGTTCCAGCCACAACCTTGGTGCCGTTCTCTCAACTACGAATGTgggatccaatacatatggcaaGAGGAATGCAGCTGAGGTTTTAAACAGAGAACCATTGAATTACTTACGCCTTTAG